The genome window TGCCTGTTGGACACCATTAGGTTAGAATCGAATTCGTTTAACTGTGGCCTCTTGTTCATTGTACAAGTTCTTCATAAGGATAATCAAATGTCTTGTCTCCTCTTTTTCTGAGTACTCTCTCCATTTTAACCTGGTCAATGCAATCAAAGGCTTTGCTGTCACCAAAGAAAAACCATGTTGTGCTCTTATGGTATTCTGTGGTTCTTTAATTACCCATCATGCAACATCAGCAACGTCTCTTGTTCTGCTTTTCCAGATCTTGCTGGCATATCAAGCAGTTCTCTTTCCATGTTCGGTTGAAGTCTGTGATAACCAAGATAACCCTGAAATGCTCTGGTAAAAAATAGCCTGCTTTCttgatgggtaaataattgtaaatagttttagTGTATAAACCTAAAAAATGTAAGCTCTTTtgtaccttggacaaaggtctcaaataaagaaaaataaatcacatgtaCTACAGACTAGCTCCTTCTAGCCACCTTGTGCAATTACATGGATATTTCTGTGCAAGCGTTTGTGACTTCTTAAAGCATGTGCTAATGGACACACTGGGGAAGAATGTATAGGCACAATGTATCAGGTGCAGGACTCAGTACTTTGTAACATACATGTTTGAGTTTCTTCTGCGGCTCTCCAGCCACCTTCGGTTGCTCTCAATCAGATTTTGTACTCTCTGGTTGTCCACTTCTGCTAAGCTGGGCAGCGTATAGCACGTGCAACAGGGCGGGTCTCTGGGACACCcaggcagaaaaacacagatgcaCCACAATCATTTCCCACATTATTACTAACCACAGCTACCATGCTCAGTGGTTTTATAATTTTGTCGCAGGACTGCTGTTGTTAGAATAATATGGCGCTGTGATGGTGTAACATTACCTGGCTGGTGTGTACCCAAAGTGTGCCGAAGGCATCACGGTGTTTGCCATGTGTCTGTCTGGCAAAGAAAGAGCACAGTAAGCTCAGGTGAGATGTTGACATCTACTAGACATGACTGTACCTGCACTGAGAAATTCAGCGGGCAGTTGTTGGACATACCAGAATGGTGGGGAGGTGTGTGGAAGGAGGTATATAATGGAACTTGTCTCTGAGCAAAGGAGTCCAAAGCCCCTAAAACGGTGTTCATCTGGGCTGTTGTCTGCTGTGTGGACTCGGTCAACTGTTGCACCTTGGCTGCCACTGTAGGCTGAGATTCTGGAGGGCAATGGGgcgaaaacagaaaaactggacATAAGGTGGCCAGAATGAGCAGATTAAATATGtatacttcatttatttataatttatttttttatattataacaGTGACAGGAAAAAAGTTGGATGtcaaaactcacttttttgtattttagctGAACTTTATCTCCTATGAAGACACAACAGTTGAAGAAATTTCCATTTCTGaacttttaccatgtttttcctCACCTGTGCTGTCATGGGCTTCCGTGCTGCTCACACTGGATTTGTTGACAGGCTGCCTTGTGCTCTCGCAGCACTTCAGATTGCTGCAATTACAGGCCACaattacaaacacaaagagacacacCTGCACAAAGGAATTGCTTTCTAAATATAAAACCAGGATCTGAAACCTAGCATGTATGAAACTTTTACAAGTATGCTACAGGGACCACCTATGAAAACCCTCAGCAAACTTGCTGTTTACATGTAGAAATTAAATGCTGTGTTAAATTAACAATCCACAGCAGTTTCTTGTGTTAATATCTCTTTGAATGTAATTATTCATAATAGAATCAATAATCGCTATTACTGTCCTTACAGAAGAACTAGTGCTCATGCTTGTGGTTGTGCTTGTGCTGCAAGTTCTAGAACCATTGAGGATTAGGGGTCTGAATGGTGAAGCTGAGGAGGTATGTGCAGATCTTTGAGTACATTGTAGTGCATCATGTCTACTCTAAACTATTAAAAGTCTCTCTGACATCGAACTGAATTTGCATTTAACAAAGTCCGTGTGTGTTGATAAAGGGCTCTTGTCATGACTGACCCCAAGTAAAAATGATAGATCAATTTGATTGGAAGAGTTATATTGAGGAGTTCAGTATTCATGGagattttgttattttagtACAGTATTTGTCTATacagttctttaaaaagaaacttGCACTGTAATGGTATATGATAAGAAAAAGCATAACAAATGAATGTGAATCTTTTTCTAAAATGGTACTATGTGAGCCTGCAGAAAAACTTTagacagtgtaagtcacatgtAGACCAGTTTGCTGTAGTGTTTGTTACCCGATTCTGCAGCTCAGTTGTTGCAAACGCTCTTGCAAAACATCCACTTTGTTCTCTAGTCggagtttttcctctttcagcaTCTGACCCTCCTCCCTCGCTCTGTCCCTCTCTTCCCTTAGTCTGTCCACCTCATCCTTCAGGTGGCCACACTCTCCCTGAGCACCATCTCTCGCCTGCTGAAGGCATGCACAACACACGGATGCACACAAAATGTTATGCTGATGATGTATTGAAAGTTATGGTGTAAACAAAAAATCATCTTTACCTCATTTTCTCTCTGTATCTCATTTTCCTGATCACCCAACTGCTGCCTCCTCATTTTAAGATTTTCCACCTGTAGAGCAGAGTGAAAGCTTTGAGGTTTTatctagattaaaaaaacacacatacacactactgGCAACACAGGAAACCATCCTACTGTGTCAATCCCACTCAAACTGGGGACTATTACCACGGTGCAGTACCTGGGCTTGCAGTGCTGCAGTCTGGGCCTTTAGCTCTTTGGATTTGAGCTCGAGCTGCTGACTCTGCTCCTTGACCGCAGCCTCCTGCTGGACAGAAAGGAAAGGCCTCCAGAGCTCTGCCTTGGAAAACCAGAAGCTTTAAACCGCTCGGTCCTTCATTATTGGGACCGCCTTATATATTTATGAAGGAGAGGCTATAGAAGCACTGATAGGAGCCTTCAAGGAACGCCAAAGTAATCAATACACTTCAACACACCACTTCAAAATCGCATCTGTTCACATTCATGACAGAACCCCTGGCTCATATCCAGGACTGAACTAATTGGTTTTGTACCTGCTCATGTGACAACAGACAGCCCGTTTTTCCCAAGGCTGAACTTTCCGCTAACGCGATAGAGTGAAACGTGTTAGAGAAgaagctgtgctgtgtgtttgagtgacacTGCGACACTGGTCTCTTGCACGCActcctttctctcctctcccGACCTTGAACGTCCGCTCCCGAAGCATTTGCTGCAGCTTCCACTCGAGTTGCACGCGCAGGTCCTCCTGATGGGAGCTGTGGGCAGCCAGCagtctcctcctctcctcctgtaGAACCGAGAGGAGCTTCTCTCTCTGTACGCGGACACACACCGGGTAGAGTCGCTCAACGATCCTAAACGTATTTACTGTGACTGAGGAGCTCAACCACAGTGCCCAGACCCAGCCCagaaaaacacagggagaacatataaactttGCACACGTGGACAGGAATGATTTCCGGGCAGGCGACACAtaataatttcagcaaaattctctaaataataatactaccaACAATCCCATATCACTGCTCCTTCTCACCTCTAATAGGTGATTCTCCCTGATGGACCTCAGCTCATTGTGGTGCTCCTCTCTCAGGAGCTCCATCATCCGCTCGTGCTCTTGCTGCACATCCTGCCTCGCCTCCTGTAACAGGCCCCCCAGCTGTGTGGGCACAGAGCGACAGGGAGACGCATTCTGTGAAGGGGGACACGGACATGATTTCCGGGCAGGCGACACATAATAATTTCACTAAAATTCTGTCAACAATAATACCATATTACTTCTCCACTTAGGTAGGCGCAAGCCTCTTGACCACGGTTGAGGGTTGTGGTTGAGAAGGTGACCAACGTACAGATCGAACACCTTTTAATGTAGTGAAAAGCACACGGGAAGTTTCTCCGAGACCCTGGACTGACCATCAGTCATCTGTGTCTTCGGTCCCCGTCGAGATGAATTAACACGTAAATCCCTGAATACAGACTAAGCGGGGGGTGCAAATGGGTCTCCTTTTACCTCCGATCTGAGAACACGAAGCTGCTCGTCTCTCTCCCGCCCGTcagcctgcagcagctccttgtTCTCCTGCCTCAGGGCCTCCGAGTCAGCCTTCCTCCTTTCCGCCAGCTTCTCCTTTTCCACTTCAGTCACTGTCCGTAACTGTAGCAGCATGGATTCCCTTTCCTCCCTGAAGGAATTAAACACAGCGGAGACAGTTTAAGTACAGCGTGCATATGCAGCAGAAAAgttgtgtaaacacacacacacacagatgttttAGCACAGAGTCCGCTGACACAAGACTCTGGCTGAAGACAAAATCCAGTTGTCCTCCCACTCCTCTAAGAAACAGATATACAGGCTTCTCTTGCAAATCAATCATAATTCAGTCTTGAAGATGTACCGCTAAAGCGAATTCTTGTGAAAGGGACTTTTTATTATGAttcatttaaattgaaaaaaatacgTGTTCTCAAGACACCAAGGGTTCACCCTTTTTCCACCAAATATTCAGAATCTCCATCTTATCTCTTCAGCACAAGAAAATATAACTCACAGCCAAGTCCAGAATATCGAACCTTCTCTGGACACCACATGTTCCTCTGATAATTCATCATACCTTACTATCATTTTCTCTCTATTATTCTGATGTTCGTGCAGAGGGCACAGTGGCACCGTATGTGCTTCACAGATtctgggatgtgggtttgaacatgGGTCTATGTAAAGTTCTTAATGAACATTCCTTGTTTGCATgagtttactctgggtgctctggttcctcccacagtccagagatatgtgtttcagatgaattaatGACAACAAATTGCCAGTAatgtgtgagtgtctgtgttAGATTGTGTATGACTGCAGTGGattagtgtcccatcctgggtgtactGTAACTCATAACCTCTGCTTCCAAGATATAGAGTATCCATACATTCCAGTTATTCTGACAATAGGATTCTGTTGGTCTTTTATTAATGTAGTTTtgaaaatggtgtttttttttggtttattgtgttttattggtgtaatttaaataattgaattaaAAGCAATTCATAATGATATTGCATTTTAAGAGGATTCAGTGTTTTATCACATCAAGttctaaattaataagtaaggTTTTCCTTTGCGTTTTAGTGCtttctttaaaagttttttcGCTATATGGCAGGAGTCATAACACTTCTGAGCTGCGTACAAGGTGTGCTACTGAAAGACAACTGAAATATATAGGAGAAGCCGTAACCCACATAACCCCAGTGTGACGATGCTGCCTACGTTGTGCAATGGTCAGCATCACTGAGACTTATATTATGGACTGAATTTCTATTAGTCTTAGTTTGGGTTGAGACCTTGGTATGTGAATTTTATGGTACAAATTACATTCTTGTAAAAAGAGCCTTTGTTGTTGGAGGGAAGCCCTACAAGAGTCTGTGAAATGTACATCCTAACCTTAATCAGAATGAGCAGAAGGACAACTTGTACTCTTGCATTTTTGTGCGCACAAAAACGCAGATTACACAGCAGTGTCGGTGTGTTCCGTGAGTGCTCACCGGACTCTCTCCTCCCTTTCTGTTTGCAGCCTCTGTAACTGTtctgcctcctcctctctggaggaaataaatacatgtagtCATGCACAGACAGGGAGAGATGGGCAAAGAGTGCACAAGGAACAAAAAGACTGCGTTGTGTAAAAATAGCACAGAAATGCTTTAACATGCATCCggaaagttacatttacatttacatttattcatttagcagacgcttttgtccaaagcgacatacatatcaatcagcaaaagtgcaatttatgcattacgttaagagaaagagacacggctgcagacatgtgactcaggtaaacctaatttgttacctaccagttgctgcaccgaggttcattgttcaagtaggtgcataaaacacaggatagaccaatcctgataccctcccaccaattttttttttttttttttttaaatattctaagatacacaaataagcaagtacaatgccagcatcgtggctgaataaaggttgtatcagggaatgctcatgaagttatgatgcgtgaacagttacagcgtaaatgagctggagagatcttgggcgaagtggatccggaaaaggtgagttttcagacccttcttgaacatagacagagtttccgcagttctcaGTGACAGGGGAaaatcattccaccacaacggagccagaaccgagaacctccgaagtttacctttcgtgcgcgggaccaccaaacgagcagaagtagacaaacgaaggggtctggctggggtgtagcggttgatcaagtcttgtaaatagctggaagcagttctatgGGCTCAGGTTCCTTCCAAAGAACTCAAAGTGTGTTGAACAGTATGGTGTCTGACCTCAGTTTCTGCTGCTGGGCCTCCCTCTCTTGTAGGGCAGAGTCCTGTAACTCCTTCAGGTGGAGCTGTAACTTCTGTCTCAGCGTCGCCTCCTCCTGAATCTCGTCCTCTTGCAGACGCTGCTTTAGGGCCCTGACGCAAAACACAGGGGATCAAAACAAAAATCTCGAGTCTTCCGTCAGCTGGAAGAGAACCTGTCAACTGCACACCCTTGTGTTCTACCACTAAGACATAGTGTCAGAGTGTCGTGTGTTCAGTGTTACTCCGCCTCTGCTCACTGGACTCTCTCCTCCATTTCCTTCTGCAGAATCTgcacttcctcttcctcctgcttccTCAGGTCGTCGCGCAGGGACTGCAGTCTGTCCTGCAGATCCTTCTCCCACTTCAGTTTGACTTCAATCTCAATCTCCTGCCTCAATCTCAGCTGCTCCTCTGGCTCCCTTCCTAGGTTCACGCTGCCCCTGTGCAGCTTCGCACTGGAACTTGAGTGACAGGAGTCCTGGAAGACAACAGATGGATGTTTAATACTGAAGCGAGTACATAACATTATATCAATAGATATACTTCTTCTCAAAAGATATTGGAAATTCACACTTACAACAtacattccatttacatttattcatttagcagatgcttttctccaaagcgacgtacatctcggaaaaaatacaatttgtgcatcacattaagagagagacatggctgcggacatgtgattcttaagtaaaaatGGTTTGCTACTTTCCCCTtgatgcaccagtgttcatcgctcaagcaggtgcataaaatgcaggatagatgaatcctgataaccttcctaaattttttttataaggtacataaacatttacatacgatacaggagtagcggctgtgtaaagggttatgtggggatgatcataaacttacggtgcatgaacatttacatcaaaacatttaaaatgtacacaatttttttgttttgatttttaaaaaattccacTGCATACACAGCGAGTCACAGCTCCTAGTAGCTCACAGCATCCCAAGAGCCGCTAGGAGAAAACAGTAACGATCAGGACCGCATGATATGTTCTAATAACCAATGGCAACAAaggtaaaaaaacacacaaggacACAAGATTCAAACATTTCTTATTTAGCTTCAACTCTTTCATTGCTCACCTTACTACACCTGCAGATCCCACCGGTGTCACTGGCTTCACCGTCCTGCTGCTCCGGCTTCATGTACCTCTTCATGGGAACCGACTCGCTGGCCTTCTTGACCTCACTATCCTGACCAAAAAACATGAGAACAATACATTGCACATGACTAGTTACTCAGAACTTTTTATTGTTGGGTGACACGAATAAACACTGGCTGAAGTACTTATACACTTAACTCCAAAGAAAGCGGCCACTGCTATGACACATAAGTTGCGGATTTCTGTTGAGGTTGATCCCTGGAAGACTCAAAATCTTGGAACTGAAGTAAACCTGTCATTGCATTTACAGTGCTGAGAACCTGTAGCCTCTGGTCAAGTGCAGTTCAAGTTGAGATTCATACACATACTGCCCTGATTCTTGACgctcacaaaaataaaagccaGGCAGGTAACAGTGCGCACTTACTTGAAGGACATTGAGGCGATCCCTGTCCTTTTGTCCCTTCTTCcccttcttttctttatttttcctccctttATTGCTGGAGTAGATGCTGTGGGACTTTGCACACTCCCGCTCCTGGAGCACCTTTTGTCGGTAGAGCTCTATGCAGGGATCACCCCAGGTGGACTCGCCTGTGGAGAGGTTAAAGAAATACGTCTCCCCTGCTGCATCCTGACTGCAAAGTGAAAGGGAACAGGGAGTCACTCTGGAGTCCAAAGCCCAAATAAGGAAGAAGCACAGTGagaatgaaaacacagcagacagAGCATAATCTGCATAGCGCATGAAGGAAGTGTGGAACAACAGAGTTCAGACTCATACAGCAGTAATACATGTGAGCCCATATGAGTGAAATGCACGTGCAAATAGCTGTGAAGCAGTGTGAAAGTGCAGCGTAGATGGGCTTGCTCACCAAGGTTTCCACTCAGCAGGCAGCGGGGCCAGGAGACCCTCCTCTGCCAACCACATGAGTTCTGGCTCCTGATCAGGATCGATGCCAATGTCCCAGGCAAAGTCTTGGGTTTCTGACAGAGGAAGCAGAATGAACTGAAACACTACGTCTGGAGTGGGCGGTTACTCAACCTGAGTGATGCTCATAAGTGTTTGCCAGTAAATCAGggcaaaaaaaggtttttgcaTACCTTTATAGGATTTCTAGGAAGTTTTCCAAATCGCACCCCTAAACATGtggtaacattttaaatgatagAATGTATGTCACCTGTTAAGTGCAATTTGTCATGTTCAGTTTGGGAGATCTCATCTGAATGTCTGGTCATGAGGTTATACACAGGGACACATGATTTATAGAATAAGATGGACTGACAATACCATTCGCATTACTTGGCATTTTCACAATTCACACACTTGTCTACCTCTTTCAGAAGGAATGTAATCCTCATCATTTGCCAGAATAAGATTTTCTTCCTCCTGGAGAGCCGTAGCTTCCATGTCTGAGAAAGAGatttgttttgcacattttattaaagcacatttgttttgtacattttatgacAATTATCTGGCAGTGAAGCGCATGTTATGACCAAATAAGATGAAGTCAGACAATTACAAATATCAAAAGAGGTGGAAAGGAAGGGAAGCGctctgtaaatgtttctgtgtttgtatcTGCTGCACTGGAGCTGCTGAGTTGTGCTCGATAATTGCGTGACATGTGCTTTTTTCTCGTCTCTGACACTCCAGTCGCTATGAGATGTAACGAGCGGAACGGAAAGGCGCGAACCGAGTCCGTCCGCTGCTTGCACGGTGTGTCCGTGCCGTTTACACACGTGTCCCTTTCCTTTTCTCAACATGTGAAAAACAGAGTTTTCCGTGGCGTCGTCATCGTCATCTTGCAACGTAGCACGAGTCGAGGGAAATGCACTAATGCCTGGTCTACTCCTAAATACAATTTTATAATCCCTGTGAGGAAAGAGCATTAATCTAACCTTTGATGAGCAAGTTTGGACTGTCTGGTAAAGACTTTTGGACAGTGAACTCAAATCTTGTTTCTGTCCAACACGCACAAAGACTGCGAAATTGAAAAACAGCCTTTCAAAAACGCTTTTGGCGCCTATATCAAAACACATCGTAATGTTTGTATCCGCTGTCATGGTGACAACGGGTGTGACGTCATCGCGTTAACGCGTGTTGTTATGGTAGTAAGTAGCTACGTTCTACCAAACGTTGGCGATCCGACGGCGTTTTTGTTTCGCAGTGGAAATGGACCGAAACGGTTCAGCATAGTACCGCCGCATTCAACTCGCCGCCCCCgggtgtttacagctcagttGTGCTTCTGTTCGTGGTCACTAGCAAAGTGTACAGCGGCTTGGAACCTTGGGCTGAATCGGTCAACAACATGATTGATTGGATGGAGTGTGTGTGGCGATTACTTACCAATTTACAATTAGTTACTTAATGTGGCTCGAACGAGTCGAAGTCAAAGGTTAACCTTTAGTTTTTACCACCAGGGTTATTATTTACAAAGATGTACAGTTaacatatgaataaatgaaaatgccacTTAGCTATCAGGTTGTTTTTGTAGTACATTTGATTTGTACATTTCACACAGACGGTGTTATGCGCGAGGAGGTTTCCGTAGTATagcggttatcacgttcgcctcgCGCGAAAAGTCCTTCGTTCGAAATCTGACGAGACctttcccccccctctttttttttctttcgctcCAGAAGAACTGGATTATTTAGAAATTGTCCTGGACAAAGAAAGTAGGCGTCAGCTAAAAGGAACAAATTGAGAAGACGCCGTTATATTTCTGGAAAGTAAAGCGGAATCGATATGTACAAGTTTGGTTTGGCGGAGAAACTGACGAAGGCCGCGCTGATGGCCGGCCGCCATGTTCCTTTGTCCCGGACTCACAGGCCGTCCGTACCGGGCGCTGCTGCTCGGCCCTTAAAAGATGACTGTTGCAATGAAAGATTCAGTTAAATTGAACAGGGGACGCGCTGGAGAGAAATCACAGCTAGTACATAATCATATTAGTACCCACGTGATTagttatcacgttcgcctcactAGGTCCCTGGTTGGAATCCGGGCGGAAACAATTCCGAGTTTCTCCGTTGCCTCGTCCCGTGTTCCGATTTGTCTCAGTCGCGTTTCACTGTGCGATGTACACGAGAATAAACTGGACATAATTCATTGACGGTTTTAGGACGGCAAACCGCACGCGGGCGAGGGGGGAGAAATTTGATGGACAAACTGAGTGAATGACTGTACTTGTGAAGTGCACTTCAGTTTGTCGTTACTTTTTATCCCGTTTGCGTCCGGTTGTtcgaggtgctctggtttcctcccacagtccatagcCTAGGCATGTTTCCGGCACTGGTGACACGTCTGGGATGTCCATAATCGTTGTTTTCTgaatagactccagaccaccatgaccccgaCTCGGACAAGCACTTAACGACAGCGAGTGACTAGGTGacatttactgtgatttaaacGCATAAAGAGTACACACTGTATTTGAGGCaaattgaaatgcaaaaacCCTTTTCAGAGATTAGGATAAGTATTAGTACTCTTTGATTTCtctgaattactgaaaaaatactgCTGGCATTATGCTttgaactggaaaaatgtttagGATAGACTGGATTTGACGGAAAGACTGAAGTAAATCAtcacatttcaaattaaaacaggATTTCTTCCCTTTACCGTAAATCAGTATCCCGTattttgctaataaaaagcctATGTTTTCAGTATCCCGTATTTGCAAACACCTGTATTTCCAAACTTGATCACAAGATGGCGCAAAAGCAAACTCTTTAGTGTTTGGGCCCAGTAaggaaggagaaaggagagCCGGGAAATCACTTTTAATTCTTACCTCTTGGTGGCGCTGCggcacataattttttttttctgaaattgaaaaaaagatcATTAATGAATGGaatcacggggaaccggagcctacccggtgtgtgtgtgtgtgtgtgtgaatggaatCACTTGGATTTGCTGCTGCAATCCTCAGTCTCAGCAGGgatttaatgaataattaataatcagTTTAAGGTGTTTTTTCTGGTGGCAGTTTTAAAATTCTATCTAACCACAGTGTGGCCACCTTTATTATGATTTAGACATT of Scleropages formosus chromosome 10, fSclFor1.1, whole genome shotgun sequence contains these proteins:
- the LOC108932187 gene encoding centrosomal protein of 164 kDa-like; translated protein: MEATALQEEENLILANDEDYIPSERETQDFAWDIGIDPDQEPELMWLAEEGLLAPLPAEWKPCQDAAGETYFFNLSTGESTWGDPCIELYRQKVLQERECAKSHSIYSSNKGRKNKEKKGKKGQKDRDRLNVLQDSEVKKASESVPMKRYMKPEQQDGEASDTGGICRCSKDSCHSSSSAKLHRGSVNLGREPEEQLRLRQEIEIEVKLKWEKDLQDRLQSLRDDLRKQEEEEVQILQKEMEERVQALKQRLQEDEIQEEATLRQKLQLHLKELQDSALQEREAQQQKLREEEAEQLQRLQTEREERVREERESMLLQLRTVTEVEKEKLAERRKADSEALRQENKELLQADGRERDEQLRVLRSENASPCRSVPTQLGGLLQEARQDVQQEHERMMELLREEHHNELRSIRENHLLEREKLLSVLQEERRRLLAAHSSHQEDLRVQLEWKLQQMLRERTFKEAAVKEQSQQLELKSKELKAQTAALQAQVENLKMRRQQLGDQENEIQRENEQARDGAQGECGHLKDEVDRLREERDRAREEGQMLKEEKLRLENKVDVLQERLQQLSCRIGNLKCCESTRQPVNKSSVSSTEAHDSTESQPTVAAKVQQLTESTQQTTAQMNTVLGALDSFAQRQVPLYTSFHTPPHHSDRHMANTVMPSAHFGYTPARDPPCCTCYTLPSLAEVDNQRVQNLIESNRRWLESRRRNSNILQPNMERELLDMPARSGKAEQETLLMLHDGLKWREYSEKEETRHLIILMKNLYNEQEATVKRIRF